In the Quercus lobata isolate SW786 chromosome 5, ValleyOak3.0 Primary Assembly, whole genome shotgun sequence genome, one interval contains:
- the LOC115992936 gene encoding 1-aminocyclopropane-1-carboxylate oxidase: MAMSPEHMSENPIDFRAPPPSPIASGRRSTVTNDDILTEFLEHSLRVPDLVLPDKAFPRQKFIESPSVIDLQSLVSKESDSISKILDSLAGIGCFQLVNHKIPGETIRAALAAATGVFWVPQEKKAVVTRSLERPFGFEEGHGEEGESDLSEEFVWCRNEGLKLEMEGIWPVGYSNFSQKMETLLLDIEKVAEKILVALWENSLRKSVYGNEMTQEQEVGSVCCLYKHSRNVPSDRWYDVIRMLIRGTDYSHALCLHLCDGSSEFHVYSKKGWVSFTPEKDALIITVGDQIQALSGGHYKHVIGRPIYQDEKEDSISMAFLCSPPSSTTTTTTTTTTTSHSRTNKDKTISLGQQALAALILTLIYQLFVYICKKF; the protein is encoded by the exons ATGGCAATGTCACCTGAACATATGTCCGAAAACCCAATTGATTTCCGTGCCCCGCCGCCTTCTCCGATTGCCAGTGGCCGAAGATCTACCGTCACCAATGATGACATCCTCACTGAATTCCTCGAGCACTCTCTACGTGTCCCGGACCTTGTCTTGCCTGACAAGGCCTTTCCCCGCCAAAAGTTCATTGAAAGCCCCTCTGTTATTGATCTCCAATCCTTGGTTTCCAAGGAAAGTGATTCAATTTCAAAGATTTTGGATTCTCTAGCTGGGATTGGGTGCTTTCAGCTAGTGAATCATAAAATTCCGGGTGAAACTATACGTGCAGCACTGGCAGCCGCCACCGGGGTTTTTTGGGTCCCACAGGAGAAGAAGGCGGTGGTGACGAGGTCGTTGGAAAGGCCTTTTGGGTTTGAGGAGGGTCATGGAGAGGAGGGTGAGAGTGATTTGAGTGAAGAGTTTGTGTGGTGTAGAAATGAAGGTTTGAAGTTGGAAATGGAGGGAATTTGGCCAGTTGGGTATTCAAATTTCAG CCAGAAAATGGAGACCCTTTTACTGGATATAGAGAAAGTTGCTGAGAAAATTCTAGTAGCCCTTTGGGAAAACTCTCTAAGAAAATCAGTGTATGGAAATGAAATGACACAAGAGCAAGAAGTTGGGTCAGTTTGTTGTCTCTACAAGCATAGCAGAAATGTTCCATCTGATCGGTGGTATGATGTGATTAGGATGCTGATAAGGGGCACTGATTACTCTCATGCCTTGTGCTTGCATTTATGTGATGGGTCTTCAGAGTTTCATGTTTACTCCAAGAAAGGTTGGGTCTCTTTTACCCCAGAAAAAGATGCCCTCATTATCACAGTTGGAGACCAAATCCAG GCATTAAGTGGTGGGCATTACAAGCATGTGATAGGCAGGCCAATCTATCAAGATGAGAAAGAGGACTCAATATCAATGGCTTTTCTCTGTTCCCCTCCAAgttccaccaccaccaccaccaccaccaccactaccaccagcCACTCTAGAACCAACAAGGACAAGACCATTTCACTGGGTCAACAAGCCTTGGCGGCTTTAATTTTGACTCTTATATACCAACTTTTCGTTTACATTTGTAAGAAATTTTGA
- the LOC115991957 gene encoding protein SAWADEE HOMEODOMAIN HOMOLOG 1-like isoform X2, with protein sequence MGKCNTKEDPYTLKDISYHVIIEMGKIFKDVGEQSLGQEFCQDIAISFSRSASRKGKSAITWEQVQSWFLNKQEQLQDKATPSSGALKLFVDHSDAPISSNIPQSSTSKVRKASDLSELRYEAKSSKDNAWYDVASFLSYRVLHTGELEVRVRYAGFGKEDDEWVNVKNRVRERSIPLEASDCHKVKVGDLVLCFQEREHHAVYCDAYIVKIKRMPHDNDSKGCRCIFVVRYDHDHTEEKVELGRICSRPTHYSRSPMDIEVGSTQYYSQPIFELQEGIKFPF encoded by the exons ATGGGCAAGTGCAACACTAAAGAGGATCCTTACACTTTAAAGGATATTAGTTACCATGTG ATCATAGAAATGGGGAAAATATTCAAGGATGTAGGGGAACAATCACTGGGTCAGGAGTTTTGCCAAGATATTGCAATCAGCTTTAG TCGCTCAGCTAGTCGTAAGGGAAAATCTGCCATAACATGGGAGCAG GTACAAAGTTGGTTCCTGAACAAACAAGAACAGTTGCAAGATAAAGCTACTCCCTCATCTGGTGCCCTGAAATTATTTGTTGATCATTCAGATGCACCTATTTCAAGCAATATCCCTCAAAGTTCAACTTCTAAAG TTAGAAAGGCCTCAGATCTTTCAGAGTTGAGGTATGAAGCTAAATCGTCGAAAGATAATGCATG GTATGATGTTGCTTCGTTCCTCAGTTATAGGGTTCTTCATACAGGTGAACTT GAAGTTCGTGTACGATATGCTGGCTTTGGTAAGGAGGATGATGAATGGGTGAATGTTAAAAATAGAGTGCGAGAGCGGTCTATTCCTTTAGAAGCCTCTGACTGTCATAAGGTGAAGGTTGGAGATCTTGTGCTATGCTTCCAG GAAAGAGAACATCATGCAGTTTACTGTGATGCCTATATTGTTAAAATCAAAAGGATGCCACATGACAATGACAGTAAGGGCTGCAGGTGCATCTTTGTTGTCCGCTATGACCATGATCACACTGAG GAAAAAGTTGAGCTTGGGAGGATATGTAGCAGGCCAACACATTATTCACGGTCCCCTATGGATATTGAAGTAGGGTCTACACAATATTATTCACAGCCCATCTTTGAATTACAAGAAGGAATCAAATTTCCTTTTTAA
- the LOC115992613 gene encoding uncharacterized protein LOC115992613, translated as MEPNVPVIAAKRIWSIARVAFFMLRKGISKRKLMLDLNMMMKRGKIAGKAISNLMFHHHHHVSFSAPREYEFSCSNTPNYAFHINSKRRHHHNNHHSHFFTCAHAPATLDDDVATVNAAEAMVLEMLNNEAVVEASPALPGFGRSPMVRQLRITDSPFPLRDIDEDSHVDEAAEEFIQRFYRELRQQN; from the coding sequence ATGGAACCTAATGTACCAGTAATAGCAGCCAAGAGAATATGGAGCATAGCTCGTGTAGCTTTTTTCATGCTGAGAAAAGGCATATCAAAGCGAAAGCTAATGCTAGACCTCAACATGATGATGAAACGTGGCAAGATCGCCGGAAAAGCCATTAGCAACCTCATgttccaccaccaccaccatgtgTCCTTCTCTGCCCCACGAGAGTACGAGTTCAGCTGCAGCAACACCCCCAACTACGCCTTCCACATCAACAGCAAGCgccgccaccaccacaacaaccaccacaGCCACTTCTTCACGTGTGCTCACGCGCCGGCTACTTTAGATGATGATGTGGCCACGGTTAATGCGGCGGAGGCCATGGTGTTAGAGATGCTGAACAATGAAGCAGTGGTGGAAGCTTCCCCGGCGCTTCCGGGCTTCGGACGAAGCCCCATGGTGAGACAGTTGAGGATTACAGACTCTCCCTTTCCTTTGAGGGATATTGATGAGGACTCCCATGTGGACGAAGCTGCCGAGGAGTTTATACAGAGGTTTTACAGGGAGTTGAGGCAGCAAAACTGA
- the LOC115991957 gene encoding protein SAWADEE HOMEODOMAIN HOMOLOG 1-like isoform X1 — translation MEGFGSKDLEDSLSEFTLAEIIEMGKIFKDVGEQSLGQEFCQDIAISFSRSASRKGKSAITWEQVQSWFLNKQEQLQDKATPSSGALKLFVDHSDAPISSNIPQSSTSKVRKASDLSELRYEAKSSKDNAWYDVASFLSYRVLHTGELEVRVRYAGFGKEDDEWVNVKNRVRERSIPLEASDCHKVKVGDLVLCFQEREHHAVYCDAYIVKIKRMPHDNDSKGCRCIFVVRYDHDHTEEKVELGRICSRPTHYSRSPMDIEVGSTQYYSQPIFELQEGIKFPF, via the exons ATGGAGGGGTTTGGGTCAAAAGATTTGGAAGATTCTCTCTCTGAATTCACTCTTGCTGAG ATCATAGAAATGGGGAAAATATTCAAGGATGTAGGGGAACAATCACTGGGTCAGGAGTTTTGCCAAGATATTGCAATCAGCTTTAG TCGCTCAGCTAGTCGTAAGGGAAAATCTGCCATAACATGGGAGCAG GTACAAAGTTGGTTCCTGAACAAACAAGAACAGTTGCAAGATAAAGCTACTCCCTCATCTGGTGCCCTGAAATTATTTGTTGATCATTCAGATGCACCTATTTCAAGCAATATCCCTCAAAGTTCAACTTCTAAAG TTAGAAAGGCCTCAGATCTTTCAGAGTTGAGGTATGAAGCTAAATCGTCGAAAGATAATGCATG GTATGATGTTGCTTCGTTCCTCAGTTATAGGGTTCTTCATACAGGTGAACTT GAAGTTCGTGTACGATATGCTGGCTTTGGTAAGGAGGATGATGAATGGGTGAATGTTAAAAATAGAGTGCGAGAGCGGTCTATTCCTTTAGAAGCCTCTGACTGTCATAAGGTGAAGGTTGGAGATCTTGTGCTATGCTTCCAG GAAAGAGAACATCATGCAGTTTACTGTGATGCCTATATTGTTAAAATCAAAAGGATGCCACATGACAATGACAGTAAGGGCTGCAGGTGCATCTTTGTTGTCCGCTATGACCATGATCACACTGAG GAAAAAGTTGAGCTTGGGAGGATATGTAGCAGGCCAACACATTATTCACGGTCCCCTATGGATATTGAAGTAGGGTCTACACAATATTATTCACAGCCCATCTTTGAATTACAAGAAGGAATCAAATTTCCTTTTTAA
- the LOC115992070 gene encoding uncharacterized protein LOC115992070 → MEPNVPVIAAKRIWSIVRVAFFMLRKGISKRKLMLDLNLMMKRGKVAGKAFSNLMFHHHHTSFSAPREYEFSCSNTPNYAFHINNKRRNHHHSNFFTCAHAPATLDDDVATANAVKAMVLEMLNNEAVVEASPALPGFGRSPMVRQLRITDSPFPLRDIDEDSHVDKAAEEFIQRFYKELRQQN, encoded by the coding sequence ATGGAACCTAATGTACCCGTAATAGCTGCCAAGAGAATATGGAGCATAGTGCGTGTAGCTTTTTTCATGCTGAGAAAAGGCATATCAAAAAGAAAGCTAATGCTAGACCTCAACTTGATGATGAAACGTGGCAAGGTCGCCGGAAAAGCCTTTAGCAACCTCATGTTCCACCACCATCACACGTCCTTCTCGGCTCCACGAGAGTACGAATTCAGCTGCAGCAACACCCCCAACTACGCCTTCCACATCAACAATAAACGCCGCAATCACCaccacagcaacttcttcacatgCGCTCACGCGCCGGCTACTCTAGATGATGATGTGGCCACGGCTAATGCTGTGAAGGCCATGGTGTTAGAGATGCTGAACAATGAAGCGGTGGTGGAAGCATCGCCGGCGCTTCCGGGCTTCGGACGAAGCCCCATGGTGAGACAGCTGAGGATTACTGACTCTCCCTTTCCTTTGAGGGACATTGATGAAGACTCCCATGTGGACAAAGCTGCCGAGGAGTTTATACAGAGGTTCTACAAGGAGTTGAGACAGCAAAATTGA